A single Gemmatimonadota bacterium DNA region contains:
- a CDS encoding ferritin-like domain-containing protein, translated as MATKRASATASSAQPTQVTREQLIQGLQDDIAREYKAIIQYVIFSQKLDSARFMNIADQLTEHAHQELDHALAIARQLDYFGAYPVHEPKPIEVSEDNEGMLRLDLQAEDDTIRNYRERIRQADALGEYALGEILREIVKQEQDHQIDLATALGVVPNEQERKGTSAAKRGSK; from the coding sequence ATGGCGACAAAAAGAGCAAGCGCAACTGCGTCCAGCGCGCAGCCGACGCAGGTAACCAGAGAGCAGCTGATCCAGGGGCTGCAGGACGACATCGCCCGCGAGTACAAGGCGATCATCCAGTACGTGATCTTCAGTCAGAAACTCGACTCGGCGCGGTTCATGAACATCGCGGATCAGCTCACTGAGCACGCACATCAGGAGCTCGATCACGCGCTGGCGATCGCACGGCAGCTGGATTATTTCGGCGCGTACCCGGTACACGAGCCCAAACCGATCGAAGTGTCAGAAGACAACGAGGGAATGCTGCGCCTGGATCTTCAGGCTGAAGATGACACAATTCGCAATTACCGCGAACGAATCAGGCAGGCGGATGCCCTCGGCGAATATGCGCTGGGCGAGATATTGCGTGAGATCGTGAAGCAGGAACAGGATCACCAGATCGATCTCGCCACCGCGCTCGGCGTCGTGCCGAACGAGCAGGAGAGAAAGGGTACCTCCGCAGCAAAACGCGGCAGTAAGTAG
- a CDS encoding DUF488 family protein encodes MDEAGILPAASPERTGKAGRAILVHWSSVMVATKRAYEPAVEADGYRVLVDRLWPRGVSKSAARIDAWEKEIAPSKELREWYGHEPAKWPEFQKRYRKELKTATASAVLEDLVHRAQRGPVTLVYASHAGEISNAAVLAKIISRRAS; translated from the coding sequence GTGGATGAAGCAGGAATCCTGCCGGCAGCGAGCCCGGAGCGGACAGGGAAGGCAGGCCGCGCCATACTTGTGCACTGGAGCAGTGTGATGGTAGCCACCAAGCGGGCGTACGAACCCGCGGTCGAGGCGGACGGTTATCGCGTCCTGGTCGACCGCCTCTGGCCGCGCGGAGTGTCAAAGAGCGCGGCGCGGATCGACGCGTGGGAAAAGGAGATCGCTCCATCGAAGGAGCTACGGGAGTGGTACGGACACGAACCGGCGAAATGGCCGGAATTTCAGAAGCGCTATCGCAAGGAGCTGAAGACGGCAACTGCTTCGGCAGTTCTGGAGGATCTGGTGCATCGTGCCCAGCGCGGACCTGTCACCCTCGTTTACGCGTCGCACGCGGGCGAAATCAGCAACGCCGCGGTGCTTGCGAAAATCATCAGTCGGAGAGCTTCCTGA
- a CDS encoding DUF2945 domain-containing protein, whose amino-acid sequence MTSHTQFKRGDHVSWNSEAGRVRGHITRVVTSNIQFKGYTVHATKDEPQYEIKSDTTDHIAMHKGSALRKLSD is encoded by the coding sequence ATGACTTCCCACACGCAATTCAAGCGCGGCGACCACGTCAGCTGGAACTCTGAGGCCGGCAGAGTTCGGGGCCATATCACACGCGTCGTGACCTCCAACATCCAGTTCAAGGGCTACACCGTCCACGCAACGAAGGACGAGCCGCAGTACGAGATCAAGAGCGACACAACCGATCACATCGCAATGCACAAGGGATCCGCGCTCAGGAAGCTCTCCGACTGA
- the dapF gene encoding diaminopimelate epimerase, which translates to MAGDNQEDLAMVEGRRFWKMTGSGNDFVFIDGRNEAAGEFEGAAVIQRICARGTGVGADGLVILTKPRNAAADIELTYFNADGTLADLCGNATLCTASLAAKLGAVDRSGFAIETGTGVLRARIQAGLPEFDLPAIRETEADVAAIERGRGEERLGFAVAGIPHVVIRVPDVALCDVLGRGRYVRNHGSLEAGANVNFVSQDERGWHIRTFERGVEGETLACGTGSVATAILLRLWGEAGDDVELETASGGRLGIRSIRGADGSWTASLRGEGRLVFEGVLVDL; encoded by the coding sequence ATGGCAGGCGATAACCAGGAAGATCTAGCGATGGTCGAGGGGCGGCGTTTCTGGAAGATGACGGGGTCGGGCAACGACTTCGTCTTCATCGACGGCCGGAACGAGGCGGCAGGCGAATTCGAGGGTGCGGCCGTGATCCAGCGCATCTGCGCCCGCGGGACGGGTGTCGGAGCTGATGGTCTCGTGATCCTCACCAAGCCCCGGAACGCCGCTGCGGATATCGAGCTGACGTATTTCAACGCGGACGGCACGCTTGCGGACCTTTGCGGCAACGCGACGCTGTGCACCGCGAGCCTGGCGGCGAAGCTGGGGGCAGTGGACCGTTCGGGCTTCGCCATCGAGACCGGCACGGGGGTTCTGCGGGCCCGAATCCAGGCGGGCCTGCCGGAGTTCGACCTGCCGGCGATACGTGAGACAGAGGCCGACGTGGCTGCCATCGAGCGCGGTCGCGGCGAGGAGCGGCTCGGGTTCGCCGTGGCTGGAATCCCGCACGTGGTGATCCGTGTGCCGGATGTCGCGCTGTGCGATGTGCTGGGGCGTGGGCGATACGTCAGAAATCATGGATCGCTCGAAGCGGGTGCGAACGTGAATTTCGTGAGCCAGGATGAGCGCGGGTGGCACATCCGGACATTCGAGCGCGGCGTGGAGGGTGAGACGCTGGCGTGCGGCACCGGGAGCGTTGCGACGGCGATTCTGCTCAGGCTGTGGGGCGAAGCTGGCGACGACGTGGAGCTCGAGACTGCATCGGGCGGTCGGCTGGGGATTCGGTCTATACGCGGCGCTGACGGCTCCTGGACGGCCTCGTTGAGGGGCGAAGGGCGGCTGGTGTTCGAGGGGGTGCTGGTGGATTTGTAG
- a CDS encoding polyprenol monophosphomannose synthase produces the protein MPEHRPPIRHVLVIVPTYNERDNVTRIVPLILDQDPRIDVLIVDDGSPDGTGQVVADMAAADPRIHLVERASKMGLGTAYLAGFRWAIERHYDVAFEMDADFSHDPKHIPQFLRAIDDADIVLGSRYQDGRVTVVNWPIGRLVMSYLANIYARAVTRLPVFDATGGFKAFRRKVLEEIDLNAVHSNGYAFQIEMSYRAWKRGFKIKEIPIVFHDRTLGESKMSKQIVREAIWMVWRLRWQAITRKI, from the coding sequence TTGCCTGAGCACCGGCCGCCAATCCGGCACGTCCTCGTCATCGTGCCGACGTACAACGAACGCGACAACGTCACACGCATCGTCCCGCTGATCCTGGATCAGGATCCGCGCATCGACGTGCTCATCGTCGACGACGGCTCGCCGGACGGTACCGGGCAGGTGGTCGCCGACATGGCGGCCGCCGATCCTCGCATCCACCTCGTCGAGCGCGCCTCCAAGATGGGGCTCGGCACCGCCTACCTCGCCGGCTTCAGGTGGGCGATCGAGCGCCATTACGATGTGGCCTTCGAGATGGACGCCGACTTTTCGCACGACCCCAAGCACATTCCCCAGTTTCTCAGGGCGATCGATGACGCCGATATCGTACTGGGGTCGCGGTACCAGGACGGCAGGGTAACGGTGGTCAACTGGCCGATCGGCCGGTTGGTGATGAGCTACCTGGCCAACATCTACGCTCGTGCCGTGACCCGTCTTCCAGTCTTCGACGCTACTGGCGGCTTCAAGGCATTCAGGCGGAAAGTACTTGAAGAGATCGATCTAAATGCTGTCCACTCAAATGGTTACGCGTTTCAGATCGAGATGAGCTACAGGGCCTGGAAGCGCGGGTTCAAGATCAAGGAGATACCGATCGTCTTCCACGACCGGACGCTTGGCGAGAGCAAGATGTCCAAGCAGATAGTCCGCGAGGCCATATGGATGGTCTGGCGACTCAGATGGCAGGCGATAACCAGGAAGATCTAG
- a CDS encoding YfhO family protein produces MTAAAGAKRVLTSDPVIGSYEPRFAGLWATVTYAIATLALGLPALAGQFLVGPHSDQYIAGYAFREFAASTLKATGSFPLWNPYQFGGMPFVAAMHGDIFYPTFLLRMVLPTDVAMTWGFMVHIFLAGAFTYMFMRRANFGFAGAFVGGLAYMLSGHIATYVNPGHDGKLFVAALFPLLLWTIVAWVRDGRLWALGAIAATVGLDILAPHPQLLEYSLLAAGAYAVVLAVGLVRDGTGDGKLAVKRLAAALIAVGVGLAIGAVQYLPVREYVAWSPRASGIGTYERATSYAKNPQEILNAYLPEFTGILDHYWGPNGIHFQGDYVGVVVLMLGGLGLSGIRRDRRSRELWFWAVTVVIALLWALGGNTPFYNIPFYLVPGTRYFRAPDSVFFVGTMGIAIFAARGVEKALLSETTRKYVLGWGIAAAAVVLLAATGVLTAFARSVAPESRLEAVDANNTALVIGAIRSLIFVILAGLAMLRAPEIRKAAGRFGPVVAIALLVALDLFVVNKQYWVFSPPASQLYASDAATKYLGSLPQPGRVLPIEMQNGGDDALYSGAELMTHRALDAIGYHGNELARYNTLVAIEQGGGPGPETTRQIITNTNIRQLTATQYVLANSHQLATVLPGVVQVAGPSTEDASGQSNYVYRLPGSAPFAWVAPVIVKAEDDAVLATIMNPRFDVETAALFDPAAPVTAGPPVTTLPAPTGIVAHVDSYAPGRMSLTLDRGAPSGSALVVSENYYPGWHATVDGKPGHIGRAQYSMIGVELPPGARKIELAFTSAPYETGKTVTWIAIVIALIALAGGVIMERRRVA; encoded by the coding sequence ATGACGGCAGCCGCTGGCGCGAAGAGAGTGCTTACCTCAGATCCGGTGATCGGCTCCTACGAGCCTCGATTTGCCGGCCTGTGGGCGACTGTCACGTACGCAATCGCCACGCTGGCACTCGGTCTGCCCGCACTCGCCGGACAGTTTCTCGTCGGCCCGCACAGCGACCAGTATATCGCCGGTTACGCCTTCAGGGAATTCGCGGCCAGCACGCTCAAGGCGACCGGGTCATTCCCGCTGTGGAACCCGTACCAGTTTGGCGGCATGCCGTTCGTCGCCGCGATGCACGGCGACATCTTCTACCCGACATTTCTGCTCAGAATGGTTCTCCCCACGGACGTCGCCATGACGTGGGGGTTCATGGTTCATATTTTCCTGGCCGGCGCGTTTACCTACATGTTCATGCGACGCGCAAACTTCGGTTTCGCCGGCGCGTTCGTGGGTGGTCTCGCGTACATGCTGAGTGGCCACATCGCGACCTACGTGAACCCGGGTCACGACGGCAAGCTCTTTGTCGCCGCGCTGTTTCCGCTGCTGCTGTGGACCATCGTCGCGTGGGTCCGTGACGGACGTCTCTGGGCACTCGGTGCGATCGCCGCGACGGTTGGCCTGGACATCCTCGCGCCGCATCCTCAGCTGCTCGAGTATTCGCTGCTCGCTGCCGGCGCGTATGCGGTCGTCCTCGCCGTGGGCCTGGTGCGGGACGGAACGGGTGACGGTAAGCTCGCGGTCAAGCGGCTCGCAGCCGCGCTGATCGCCGTCGGGGTCGGACTCGCCATCGGCGCAGTGCAGTATCTCCCCGTGCGCGAATACGTAGCCTGGTCCCCACGCGCGTCCGGCATCGGGACCTACGAGCGAGCGACGTCGTACGCCAAGAACCCGCAGGAGATTCTCAATGCGTATCTGCCCGAGTTCACGGGCATCCTGGATCACTACTGGGGCCCCAACGGCATCCACTTCCAGGGCGATTACGTCGGAGTCGTGGTGCTCATGCTCGGCGGACTCGGCCTGAGCGGGATCAGGCGCGACAGGCGGTCGCGCGAGCTGTGGTTCTGGGCGGTGACGGTCGTGATAGCGCTGCTCTGGGCGTTGGGCGGCAACACGCCATTCTACAACATTCCGTTCTACCTCGTGCCCGGTACCAGATATTTCCGTGCCCCCGACTCGGTGTTCTTCGTCGGAACGATGGGTATCGCGATATTCGCCGCGCGTGGAGTGGAGAAGGCGCTCTTGTCCGAGACGACGCGCAAGTACGTGCTGGGCTGGGGGATCGCCGCGGCTGCCGTTGTTCTGCTCGCTGCGACGGGGGTGCTGACCGCATTCGCTCGAAGCGTGGCTCCCGAGAGCCGGCTCGAAGCGGTGGACGCCAACAATACGGCGCTCGTGATCGGTGCGATTCGCTCGCTCATCTTCGTGATACTTGCAGGCCTTGCAATGCTGAGGGCGCCGGAGATCCGGAAGGCGGCGGGCCGATTCGGACCCGTCGTGGCGATTGCGCTCCTGGTCGCGCTGGACCTCTTTGTCGTGAACAAGCAGTACTGGGTGTTTTCGCCGCCGGCAAGCCAGCTCTACGCCTCCGACGCTGCAACGAAATACCTCGGCAGCCTGCCGCAGCCGGGCCGCGTGCTGCCGATCGAGATGCAGAATGGTGGCGACGACGCATTGTATTCGGGCGCGGAGCTCATGACGCATCGCGCGCTCGACGCAATCGGCTATCACGGCAACGAGCTCGCGCGGTACAACACGCTTGTAGCGATCGAGCAGGGCGGCGGTCCAGGTCCTGAAACTACGCGTCAGATAATTACCAACACGAACATCCGCCAGCTCACTGCCACGCAATACGTACTGGCCAACAGCCACCAGCTCGCTACCGTGCTGCCGGGCGTCGTCCAGGTAGCCGGCCCGTCGACGGAAGACGCGAGCGGGCAGAGCAATTACGTGTACCGGCTGCCGGGCTCCGCGCCGTTCGCGTGGGTTGCCCCGGTGATCGTGAAGGCTGAGGACGACGCGGTGCTTGCCACCATCATGAACCCCCGCTTCGACGTCGAGACAGCGGCGCTCTTCGATCCTGCAGCGCCTGTGACCGCAGGACCGCCGGTGACGACACTGCCGGCGCCGACCGGGATCGTAGCTCACGTCGATTCGTATGCGCCCGGCAGGATGTCTCTGACACTCGACCGTGGCGCGCCGTCGGGCTCGGCGCTGGTAGTTTCCGAGAATTATTATCCAGGCTGGCATGCGACGGTCGACGGCAAGCCGGGGCACATCGGCCGAGCGCAGTACAGCATGATCGGGGTGGAGCTGCCGCCCGGAGCACGGAAGATCGAACTCGCCTTTACCAGTGCGCCGTACGAAACGGGGAAGACCGTTACCTGGATCGCCATCGTCATCGCGCTGATCGCCCTGGCCGGTGGTGTCATTATGGAGCGACGACGCGTTGCCTGA
- a CDS encoding lysylphosphatidylglycerol synthase domain-containing protein, whose product MRIAQVVFAVLVVIFASIAISRRWDMIRDRVATINIEWLALIEASLLVFLAYAVLVETWRRVLAAWDTQLPWWTAARIWFAASLGKYIPGNLWSLAALGVMAKETGASSVAAAGSSIIVNVFNLVSGLALVLIFASRLVPHAAVFAIVAAVSVGGVLAAPMWLPAAVRLACKLTKRDIRLPVIPSSTVWWSLAGTAFAWCAYGEAFRLFAIAILGRSAVHGGVVLYIAAYTAAYIVGFITLIAPAGIGVREAGIWEGLPLLGLTTYGDAVIVAIMSRLWLTILEVIPGLIALAAGHLRPPTRSE is encoded by the coding sequence ATGCGTATTGCCCAGGTGGTGTTCGCTGTTCTCGTGGTGATCTTCGCGAGCATCGCGATCTCCAGGCGCTGGGACATGATTCGCGACCGCGTCGCCACGATCAACATCGAGTGGCTGGCGCTGATAGAGGCTTCGCTGCTCGTCTTTCTCGCTTACGCAGTCCTTGTCGAGACATGGCGCCGAGTCCTTGCGGCGTGGGACACGCAGCTTCCATGGTGGACCGCGGCGCGCATCTGGTTCGCGGCGAGTCTCGGCAAGTACATCCCCGGTAACCTCTGGTCACTTGCCGCACTGGGGGTGATGGCGAAGGAAACCGGAGCGTCGTCGGTTGCGGCCGCCGGCTCGTCGATCATCGTGAACGTCTTCAACCTCGTCTCCGGTCTCGCGCTCGTACTCATCTTCGCTTCGCGGCTGGTGCCGCATGCCGCAGTGTTTGCGATAGTCGCCGCCGTGTCGGTTGGTGGAGTTCTCGCCGCGCCCATGTGGCTTCCGGCCGCCGTCCGCCTTGCCTGCAAGCTGACGAAGCGGGATATTCGACTTCCCGTGATTCCGTCGAGCACCGTCTGGTGGTCGCTCGCAGGAACAGCGTTCGCGTGGTGCGCCTACGGGGAAGCCTTCCGCCTGTTCGCCATCGCGATCCTCGGGCGCAGCGCTGTGCACGGCGGAGTCGTACTCTACATTGCCGCATACACTGCGGCGTATATTGTTGGATTCATCACCCTGATCGCCCCTGCGGGCATAGGAGTACGCGAGGCGGGGATCTGGGAAGGACTGCCACTGCTGGGGCTCACCACGTACGGCGACGCAGTAATCGTCGCTATCATGAGCCGATTGTGGCTTACCATACTGGAAGTAATACCCGGTCTCATCGCGCTCGCGGCGGGCCACTTACGACCTCCAACCCGTTCCGAATGA
- a CDS encoding glycosyltransferase — protein sequence MKALFVAHSFPRFEGDAAGSFILGLATALVQYGVDVRVIAPSAAGLDGTSVIRGIKVRRFRYAPRARETLAYRGTMAEDVAQSVIAKLALGSFIISETRAILSETSRWKPDVLHAHWWFPNGVAASTASRLSRVPLVTTSHGSDLRLLRQKPAARPLARYVFQRSARVTCVSSWLAAQAAPLCRTAPVVAPMPVATSLFGPTSDRDANRIVFVGRLSAQKGIETAIRALASMKRSIVLDVIGDGPDRAASMELAAQLGVADRILWRGHVKHGELPQLLSRASALIAPFIDEGLGLVAAEAQLCETPPVGFASGGLLDVIENDVTGALVAPGNVAALALAVERIVEDSALRERLGKAGRVAALARFSPESVAERYAGIYRDAVSDDAK from the coding sequence GTGAAAGCACTTTTCGTAGCGCATTCATTTCCACGGTTCGAAGGAGACGCCGCTGGATCGTTCATCCTCGGCCTCGCGACAGCGCTCGTACAATACGGCGTCGATGTGCGCGTCATCGCACCGTCGGCGGCCGGACTCGACGGAACGAGCGTGATTCGTGGAATCAAAGTGAGGCGCTTCCGTTACGCGCCACGCGCTCGTGAGACACTCGCATACCGCGGCACAATGGCCGAGGACGTCGCGCAGTCGGTGATCGCGAAGCTGGCGCTCGGCTCGTTTATCATATCGGAAACGCGAGCGATCCTGTCCGAGACGTCCAGGTGGAAGCCCGACGTGCTTCACGCGCACTGGTGGTTTCCCAACGGAGTCGCCGCATCGACTGCGAGCCGGCTGTCGCGCGTGCCACTGGTGACTACGTCGCACGGATCGGACCTCCGATTACTACGACAAAAACCCGCGGCGCGGCCGCTTGCGCGCTATGTATTTCAGCGCTCCGCGCGCGTCACATGCGTTTCAAGCTGGCTGGCCGCGCAGGCGGCCCCGCTGTGTCGCACGGCACCCGTAGTCGCTCCGATGCCAGTCGCGACATCGCTGTTCGGACCGACCAGCGACCGCGACGCGAACCGGATCGTGTTCGTCGGACGTCTCTCGGCGCAGAAGGGAATAGAAACCGCGATCCGCGCGCTCGCATCGATGAAGCGCAGCATAGTACTCGACGTGATCGGCGACGGGCCGGACCGGGCTGCGTCGATGGAGCTTGCTGCCCAGCTCGGAGTCGCGGACAGGATTCTGTGGCGCGGTCACGTGAAGCACGGTGAGCTACCGCAGCTGCTCTCGCGTGCGTCCGCGCTCATCGCGCCGTTCATCGACGAGGGCCTCGGACTGGTCGCCGCTGAAGCGCAGTTGTGCGAGACACCGCCAGTCGGGTTCGCCTCAGGCGGACTGCTCGACGTCATCGAGAACGACGTCACCGGTGCACTCGTCGCTCCGGGTAATGTGGCTGCGCTGGCCCTGGCCGTCGAACGAATTGTGGAGGATTCAGCGCTTCGCGAACGACTCGGCAAGGCCGGCAGGGTTGCCGCACTGGCCCGTTTTTCACCGGAGAGTGTTGCCGAGCGCTACGCAGGGATTTACCGTGATGCAGTGAGCGACGATGCGAAGTAG
- a CDS encoding glycosyltransferase, translated as MTSLPAAKLPQVSVLVPAKDEAENLPEFMRQAAEVFAADPGKYEVVVIDDGSTDATATVLAELEAQYPFLRSVRHRTRRGIADALRTGYVHSRGDVLVFYPADLQFKPEDIPKLVEPILAGEFDMMTGRKEGNYDKAFVSGIYNGLSRKLFDVPVRDLNSVKAYRREVMAALPVRPDWHRYMIVVAAHRGFTVGETPIPLYPRMAGKSKFGLSRIPVGVLDMLAVWFELRFARKPLLFFGILGAALFFIGVLTGIVAVLYRIIAGVGFRPLLTLVEVCLLLGSVFFATGLLAELMAAQRAEIAELRRRVEELVGRDTDSLR; from the coding sequence ATGACCTCTCTGCCGGCGGCGAAACTTCCGCAGGTGAGTGTGCTCGTCCCCGCAAAGGACGAAGCCGAGAATTTACCGGAGTTCATGCGTCAGGCCGCGGAAGTGTTTGCCGCCGATCCTGGCAAGTACGAAGTCGTCGTTATCGACGACGGTTCGACGGATGCAACGGCGACGGTTCTCGCGGAACTGGAAGCACAATACCCGTTCCTGCGTTCCGTGAGACATCGCACCCGTCGCGGGATCGCGGATGCGTTGCGCACGGGATACGTCCACTCGCGCGGAGACGTGCTCGTATTCTATCCCGCGGATCTGCAATTCAAGCCTGAGGATATCCCCAAGCTCGTCGAGCCCATCCTGGCTGGTGAGTTCGACATGATGACGGGCAGAAAGGAAGGCAACTACGATAAGGCGTTCGTGTCGGGCATATACAACGGACTGAGCCGGAAGTTGTTCGACGTGCCTGTTCGTGATCTCAATTCGGTCAAGGCGTATCGGCGCGAAGTGATGGCGGCGCTTCCGGTCCGTCCGGACTGGCATCGTTACATGATCGTCGTGGCGGCACACCGCGGCTTCACGGTTGGCGAGACACCGATCCCGCTGTATCCACGAATGGCGGGCAAATCCAAGTTCGGACTCAGCCGGATTCCCGTGGGCGTGCTGGACATGCTGGCGGTCTGGTTCGAGCTGCGTTTCGCGCGCAAGCCGTTGCTGTTCTTCGGCATACTTGGCGCGGCGCTGTTCTTCATCGGCGTGCTGACCGGCATCGTCGCAGTGCTGTACCGCATCATCGCGGGCGTTGGATTCCGCCCTCTGCTCACGCTCGTGGAAGTCTGTCTGCTGCTTGGAAGTGTATTTTTCGCGACCGGTCTGCTGGCGGAGCTCATGGCTGCACAGCGCGCCGAGATCGCCGAATTGAGGAGACGGGTCGAAGAGCTGGTCGGTCGCGACACGGACTCACTGCGCTGA
- the rpoN gene encoding RNA polymerase factor sigma-54, which produces MRSSLSQSTQMRQDLKINPRLYQAMDLLYMPLLDLQQHLKQELLNNPFLDLVEDDEEEEDETEDAAETAVEEPQTPEKDEIDWEEILLDGFDTGGHREEREEREHFEPITVGTRDLGDHLRDQVALLELTPRQALIADEFIGNVNDDGYLAASVSEIVVALNDMARSAAEAAGREIGEGMLYTQAEGEEMLAIVQTLDPPGIAARDLKECLLLQLREAGLQQSVPYRLVRDCFDELINHRWSEISKRFGISATDVQAAADEIAKLDPKPGLRYSARSDNYIIPDLVVDKIDEQYHVFLNDANLPRLKLSKAYQDIARDKKKFDGENKEFISSKLNSANWMIQAIEQRRQTMLKVMNYIVERQREFFEKGVQFLKPLTLREVAEVINMHESTVSRVTNEKYVQTPRGVLPLKFFFSSGLATADGEDVSARGIKAQLQKLVEDEDPKHPLTDQAIVNILRESGVQIARRTVAKYRDQLGVLPARMRKRV; this is translated from the coding sequence ATGAGATCAAGCCTCAGCCAGTCTACCCAGATGCGGCAGGACCTGAAGATCAATCCGCGCTTGTATCAGGCGATGGATCTTCTGTACATGCCGCTCCTGGACCTCCAGCAGCATCTCAAGCAGGAGCTGCTCAACAACCCGTTCCTCGATCTCGTCGAAGACGACGAGGAAGAGGAAGACGAGACCGAAGACGCTGCGGAAACCGCCGTCGAGGAGCCGCAGACTCCCGAGAAGGACGAGATCGACTGGGAAGAGATCCTACTCGACGGCTTCGACACCGGTGGTCATCGTGAGGAGCGTGAGGAGCGCGAGCACTTCGAGCCGATCACCGTAGGCACGCGCGACCTCGGCGACCATCTGCGCGATCAGGTCGCCCTGCTCGAGCTCACGCCACGCCAGGCGCTCATCGCAGACGAGTTCATCGGCAACGTGAACGATGACGGCTATCTGGCCGCGTCGGTCTCGGAGATTGTGGTGGCGTTGAACGACATGGCTAGGAGCGCCGCGGAGGCGGCCGGCCGTGAGATCGGTGAAGGCATGTTGTACACGCAGGCCGAAGGCGAAGAGATGCTCGCAATCGTGCAGACGCTGGATCCACCGGGAATTGCCGCGCGCGATCTCAAGGAATGCCTGCTGCTCCAGCTTCGAGAGGCGGGCCTCCAACAGTCTGTACCGTACCGCCTCGTGCGCGACTGCTTCGACGAACTGATCAATCACCGCTGGAGCGAGATCTCCAAGCGCTTCGGGATCAGTGCGACGGACGTGCAGGCCGCAGCCGATGAGATCGCCAAGCTGGATCCGAAACCTGGTCTGCGCTACAGCGCGCGCTCGGACAACTACATAATTCCGGATCTGGTCGTCGACAAGATCGATGAGCAGTATCACGTATTTCTGAACGACGCCAACCTTCCGCGCCTCAAGCTGAGCAAGGCGTATCAGGACATCGCACGCGACAAGAAGAAGTTCGACGGCGAGAACAAGGAGTTCATCTCCAGCAAGCTCAACTCGGCCAACTGGATGATCCAGGCGATCGAGCAACGCCGTCAGACCATGCTCAAGGTGATGAACTACATCGTCGAACGTCAGCGCGAGTTCTTCGAGAAGGGCGTGCAGTTCCTCAAGCCGCTCACGCTTCGCGAGGTCGCGGAAGTGATCAACATGCACGAATCGACGGTGAGTCGCGTGACTAACGAGAAGTACGTGCAGACGCCGCGCGGCGTGCTGCCGTTGAAGTTCTTCTTCTCGTCAGGCCTCGCAACCGCCGACGGCGAGGACGTTTCAGCCCGCGGCATCAAGGCGCAGCTCCAGAAGCTCGTCGAGGATGAGGATCCGAAGCACCCGTTGACCGATCAGGCGATAGTCAACATCCTGCGAGAGAGCGGCGTTCAGATCGCTCGTCGCACTGTTGCCAAGTATCGCGATCAGCTCGGGGTGCTGCCGGCGCGCATGCGCAAGCGCGTATGA
- the lptB gene encoding LPS export ABC transporter ATP-binding protein, which produces MAPEDRSPGRSTLEAEGLVKVYRRRKVVNDVAIHLRQGEIVGLLGPNGAGKTTTFYMIVGLIQPLEGTIKLDGQDITEMPMYKRARKGIGYLSQEPSIFRKLSVEDNILAILETLPLSQSQREERLERLLDELSIKRLRKSKAYALSGGERRRLEITRALVTDPKFMMLDEPFAGVDPIAVHDIQTIVSGLRQRNIGVLISDHNVEQTLDIVDRAYIMFDGQVKVSGTVRDLVFDDTVAKIYLGPTLTARLRERFAGGGTGAHV; this is translated from the coding sequence ATCGCGCCCGAGGATCGCAGCCCCGGGAGGAGTACGCTCGAGGCAGAAGGGCTCGTGAAGGTCTACCGGCGGCGCAAGGTGGTTAACGACGTCGCGATACATCTACGGCAGGGTGAGATCGTTGGCCTCCTGGGGCCGAATGGCGCCGGCAAGACCACGACTTTCTACATGATCGTTGGACTGATCCAGCCTCTCGAGGGTACTATCAAGCTGGACGGTCAGGATATTACCGAGATGCCGATGTACAAGCGTGCCCGCAAGGGCATCGGATATCTCTCTCAGGAACCGTCGATCTTCCGCAAGCTGTCGGTCGAGGACAACATCCTCGCCATTCTCGAAACGCTGCCACTGTCGCAGTCTCAGCGGGAAGAACGCCTGGAGCGGCTGCTCGACGAGCTCAGTATCAAGCGCCTGCGCAAGAGCAAGGCGTACGCACTTTCGGGAGGCGAACGGCGGCGGCTCGAGATCACTCGTGCTCTCGTCACGGACCCCAAGTTCATGATGCTCGATGAGCCGTTCGCTGGCGTGGACCCGATCGCTGTCCACGACATCCAGACGATCGTGTCGGGCCTCCGGCAGCGTAACATTGGAGTTCTGATAAGCGATCACAACGTAGAGCAGACACTCGATATCGTGGACCGGGCCTACATAATGTTCGACGGACAGGTGAAGGTTTCCGGCACGGTTCGTGACTTGGTCTTCGACGACACAGTCGCGAAGATTTACTTGGGCCCCACGCTAACCGCTCGCCTACGCGAACGATTTGCAGGCGGCGGCACCGGAGCACACGTATGA